The proteins below come from a single Streptomyces tubercidicus genomic window:
- a CDS encoding globin domain-containing protein, which yields MDAPTTTSADNGSSGGSSGDWGWFTPPAKKSSGEQQERQNSQDRQQGHDDRAEPGDRSAYPDHGDHRDHNERIERDERNDREQIPSRPVHPIRPVGTATERVREPEPSQPPRREAGGAPTAPVYTEQSAAPSGYAAPAPGPPRREAERSWDRQPVQDGQPAWERVPVHGREPEPVHESARATGAPTAGAAPAPPAQSAAPAPSVFTPGTPPATPAPEPTLDAVTASVSSSAPASPDALLIRRTMAEIEPVADKVISYFYALLFVQYPDLRVLFPASMDTQRDRLLRALLTAAQHVDDAEVLTAYLSNLGRGHRKYGTQPDHYPAVGECLLNALARYATSSWGPETQAAWVRAYTTISQIMIDAAAADEAVAPAWWQAEVVSHELRTPDIAVVTVRPDQPYPFLAGQYTSVETPWWPRIWRHYSFASAPRSDGLLSFHVKAVPAGWVSNALVHRARPGDVIRLGAPGGTMTVDHTTRSGLLCVGGGTGIAPIKALIEEVAEHGVRRPVEVFYGARSDQDLYDLDTMLRLEQAHRWLSVRPVVATGPAARGGTSSETGQLPDVVRQYGPFREYDAYLSGPPGLIRSGVDALLGVGVSTDRIRHDSVEELVWAGD from the coding sequence ATGGACGCTCCGACCACTACGTCGGCCGATAACGGCTCTTCCGGCGGGAGCAGTGGAGATTGGGGTTGGTTCACTCCGCCGGCTAAGAAGTCCTCCGGAGAACAGCAGGAGCGGCAAAACAGCCAGGACCGCCAACAAGGCCATGACGACCGGGCCGAACCGGGCGACCGGAGTGCCTACCCCGACCACGGTGACCACAGAGATCACAACGAGCGGATCGAGAGAGACGAGCGGAACGACCGGGAACAGATACCCAGCCGTCCGGTCCATCCGATCCGGCCGGTAGGCACCGCCACCGAGCGGGTGCGCGAGCCGGAGCCGTCGCAGCCCCCACGGCGCGAGGCGGGCGGAGCGCCCACCGCACCCGTCTACACCGAGCAGTCCGCAGCCCCCTCCGGGTACGCCGCCCCGGCACCCGGGCCGCCGCGCCGCGAGGCCGAGCGCTCCTGGGACCGTCAGCCGGTCCAGGACGGTCAGCCGGCCTGGGAGCGCGTGCCCGTCCACGGCCGGGAGCCCGAGCCCGTACACGAATCCGCGCGCGCCACGGGAGCGCCCACGGCTGGCGCCGCCCCCGCACCGCCCGCCCAGAGCGCGGCCCCCGCGCCCTCCGTCTTCACCCCCGGGACGCCGCCCGCCACTCCCGCACCGGAGCCCACGCTCGACGCCGTGACCGCCTCGGTGTCCTCTTCGGCACCGGCCTCCCCCGACGCGCTTCTCATCCGTCGCACCATGGCGGAAATCGAGCCGGTGGCCGACAAGGTCATCTCGTACTTCTACGCGCTGCTCTTCGTCCAGTACCCCGATCTGCGGGTGCTGTTCCCCGCCTCCATGGACACCCAGCGCGACCGCCTCCTCAGGGCGCTGCTCACCGCGGCCCAGCACGTCGACGATGCCGAGGTACTCACCGCGTACCTTTCGAACCTCGGCCGCGGGCACCGCAAGTACGGCACCCAGCCCGACCACTACCCGGCGGTCGGCGAATGTCTGCTCAACGCGCTCGCACGCTATGCGACGTCCAGTTGGGGACCGGAGACCCAGGCCGCCTGGGTGCGTGCCTACACGACGATCTCGCAGATCATGATCGACGCGGCCGCCGCGGACGAGGCCGTGGCCCCCGCCTGGTGGCAGGCCGAGGTCGTTTCGCACGAGCTGCGTACGCCCGATATCGCGGTGGTCACGGTCCGCCCCGACCAGCCGTACCCGTTCCTCGCCGGGCAGTACACCAGCGTGGAAACCCCCTGGTGGCCGCGCATCTGGCGGCACTACTCCTTCGCCTCCGCGCCCCGCTCCGACGGTCTGCTCTCCTTCCACGTCAAGGCGGTCCCGGCCGGCTGGGTCTCCAACGCGCTGGTCCATCGCGCCCGCCCCGGCGATGTCATCCGGCTCGGTGCGCCCGGCGGAACGATGACCGTCGACCACACCACGCGCAGCGGTCTGTTGTGCGTCGGCGGCGGCACCGGCATCGCACCCATCAAGGCCCTGATCGAGGAAGTCGCGGAACACGGTGTCCGGCGCCCCGTCGAGGTCTTCTACGGCGCCCGCAGCGACCAGGACCTCTACGACCTCGACACCATGCTGCGCCTGGAACAGGCCCACCGCTGGCTCTCCGTCCGCCCGGTCGTCGCCACCGGGCCTGCGGCGCGTGGCGGGACAAGCAGCGAAACCGGGCAACTTCCGGACGTGGTGCGGCAATACGGGCCATTCCGGGAATACGACGCCTATCTGTCCGGGCCGCCGGGGCTGATCCGCAGCGGCGTGGACGCGTTGCTGGGGGTCGGAGTCTCGACCGACCGCATACGTCACGACTCCGTAGAAGAGCTGGTCTGGGCAGGAGATTGA
- a CDS encoding pyridoxamine 5'-phosphate oxidase family protein, translating into MPSQERPGSDGEHLVQQRLGTTERADRFYGDQVLDHLNVRMQEFVARQEMFFLATADRHGDCDSTFRAGPPGFVQVLDDRTLAYPEYRGNGVMASIGNISENPRLGILMIDFTRDRIGLHINGRARVVMDEEMRARHADLPVDPVPGRRAQLWVTVEVEEAYIHCSKHIPRLQKVPVQERGARAWGTDDTKRKGGDFFGAAAEASERPPFRRPVRRNEHLRGGLHEDTGDAVYQGAAPVSGGAPAAGGTAHAPRTEPVHGAGPEAAGRRDFVEELNAEFLDRVERVLARAQPRRPVEDEADFRGWFDRRDG; encoded by the coding sequence ATGCCGAGTCAGGAGCGTCCCGGGAGCGACGGCGAGCACTTGGTGCAGCAGAGGCTCGGGACGACCGAGCGCGCCGACCGCTTCTACGGGGATCAGGTCCTGGACCATCTCAACGTCCGTATGCAGGAGTTCGTGGCCCGACAGGAGATGTTCTTCCTGGCCACGGCCGACCGGCACGGCGATTGCGACTCGACGTTCCGGGCCGGACCGCCGGGTTTCGTGCAGGTCCTCGACGACCGGACGCTGGCCTACCCGGAATACCGTGGCAACGGTGTGATGGCGTCCATCGGCAATATCTCGGAGAACCCGCGCCTGGGCATCCTGATGATCGACTTCACCCGGGACCGCATCGGCCTGCACATCAACGGCCGTGCGCGGGTCGTCATGGACGAGGAGATGCGGGCGCGGCACGCCGATCTGCCGGTCGATCCGGTCCCCGGGCGGCGTGCCCAGCTGTGGGTCACGGTCGAGGTCGAAGAGGCGTATATCCACTGCTCCAAGCACATTCCGCGGCTGCAGAAGGTCCCGGTGCAGGAGCGTGGAGCGCGGGCATGGGGCACCGACGACACCAAGCGCAAGGGCGGCGACTTCTTCGGCGCGGCGGCCGAGGCGAGCGAGCGGCCGCCGTTCCGGCGCCCGGTGCGCCGTAACGAGCATCTGCGGGGCGGACTGCACGAGGACACGGGCGACGCGGTCTATCAGGGCGCGGCTCCGGTGTCCGGGGGCGCCCCCGCAGCCGGCGGCACGGCCCATGCCCCACGCACCGAGCCCGTCCATGGCGCCGGGCCCGAGGCCGCCGGCCGGCGGGATTTCGTGGAGGAGCTCAACGCGGAGTTCCTCGACCGGGTCGAGCGGGTGCTCGCCCGCGCCCAGCCCCGTCGTCCCGTGGAGGACGAGGCCGACTTCCGCGGATGGTTCGACCGGCGCGACGGCTGA
- a CDS encoding MFS transporter gives MPLALLALAIGAFGIGTTEFAVMGLLPDMAAGFDVSIPLAGYATTLYALGVVIGAPLMTALGTRFTRKQMLMLLMGLFIVGNLLTAVAPNFGIMLAGRIVAAFTHGAFFGIGALVAADLVAPQKRATALSLMFSGLTVANVVGVPAGTMLSQHVDWRTTFYAITALGGIGLLGIVKLVPAQRAKASSPLGSELAVFRNPQVGLAMLMTILGFGGVFAAVTYLASMMAEVTGFAPSSVIWLTALFGLGMVGGNLVSGRFTDRAMMPMLYVSLTGLALSLAAFTFTAHDKIAATVTLALIGIFGFATVPPLQKRVMDQAASAPTLASAGNIAAFNFGNALAAWLGGIVISAGLGYTAPNWVGALMTVAALGVAIFASALERRHAGRGQVVAAGGPSVLADEPISAAHA, from the coding sequence ATGCCTCTCGCACTCCTGGCTCTCGCCATCGGTGCTTTCGGGATCGGAACGACCGAGTTCGCAGTCATGGGCCTGCTGCCCGACATGGCGGCCGGCTTCGATGTCTCCATCCCCCTAGCCGGGTATGCGACCACCCTCTATGCCCTCGGTGTGGTCATAGGGGCGCCGCTGATGACCGCTCTCGGTACGCGCTTCACGCGCAAGCAGATGCTGATGCTGCTGATGGGCCTGTTCATCGTGGGCAATCTGCTCACGGCCGTCGCGCCCAACTTCGGGATCATGCTGGCCGGGCGGATCGTGGCCGCGTTCACGCATGGCGCGTTCTTCGGCATCGGCGCGCTGGTGGCCGCGGACCTCGTCGCTCCCCAGAAGCGGGCCACCGCCCTCTCGCTCATGTTCAGCGGTCTGACCGTCGCCAACGTCGTGGGCGTACCGGCCGGCACCATGCTCAGCCAGCACGTCGACTGGCGCACCACCTTCTACGCCATCACCGCGCTCGGCGGGATCGGCCTGCTGGGCATCGTCAAGCTGGTCCCCGCACAGCGGGCGAAGGCGTCCTCCCCTCTGGGCAGCGAACTCGCGGTGTTCCGCAACCCGCAGGTCGGCCTGGCGATGCTGATGACGATCCTCGGATTCGGCGGGGTCTTCGCGGCCGTCACCTACCTCGCCTCGATGATGGCCGAGGTCACCGGCTTCGCACCGTCCTCCGTGATCTGGCTGACGGCCCTCTTCGGTCTCGGCATGGTCGGCGGAAACCTGGTCTCCGGCCGCTTCACCGACCGCGCCATGATGCCGATGCTGTATGTGTCGCTGACCGGTCTGGCGCTCTCCCTGGCCGCGTTCACCTTCACCGCGCACGACAAGATCGCCGCCACCGTCACCCTGGCGCTGATCGGCATCTTCGGCTTCGCCACCGTGCCGCCGCTGCAGAAGCGGGTGATGGACCAGGCGGCCTCGGCGCCCACCCTCGCCTCGGCCGGCAATATCGCGGCCTTCAACTTCGGCAACGCACTGGCCGCTTGGCTCGGCGGGATCGTCATCTCGGCCGGCCTGGGCTACACCGCGCCCAACTGGGTCGGTGCGCTGATGACCGTCGCGGCGCTCGGAGTGGCGATATTCGCCTCCGCCCTGGAGCGGCGTCACGCGGGCCGCGGCCAGGTGGTCGCCGCCGGCGGACCCAGCGTGCTCGCCGACGAGCCCATATCCGCGGCACACGCCTGA
- a CDS encoding DUF2269 domain-containing protein gives MQQLNRPVRRAVLVLHLAVSVSWLGLTLGLLALGITGYTTGSPEMATVAYRAMKIFGDWLVLPLALASLVSGLVLSLGTAWGLARHRWVVAKFWLTLITVLLSAFSLRPGINQAAAEAAAGTPAPDISLVVAPSVATATYLFITAISVLKPWGLTAHGSRLREATSAEAHPGRARRSGIRGAGVG, from the coding sequence ATGCAGCAGCTCAACCGCCCCGTGCGCCGGGCCGTCCTCGTCCTGCACCTCGCCGTATCCGTCAGCTGGCTCGGTCTCACCCTCGGGCTGCTCGCGCTCGGCATCACCGGATACACCACCGGCTCCCCCGAGATGGCGACGGTCGCCTACCGGGCGATGAAGATCTTCGGTGACTGGCTGGTCCTCCCGCTCGCCCTTGCCTCGCTGGTCAGCGGGTTGGTGCTGTCCCTGGGCACCGCCTGGGGGCTGGCCCGGCACCGCTGGGTCGTCGCGAAGTTCTGGCTGACGCTCATCACCGTGCTGCTGTCGGCCTTCTCACTCCGGCCCGGCATCAACCAGGCCGCCGCCGAGGCCGCCGCGGGCACCCCGGCCCCCGACATCAGCCTCGTCGTCGCACCATCGGTCGCCACGGCCACCTATCTCTTCATCACCGCGATCTCCGTCCTCAAGCCCTGGGGGCTGACCGCACACGGCAGCCGGCTACGCGAGGCCACATCGGCCGAGGCCCACCCCGGCCGGGCACGAAGGAGCGGCATCAGGGGCGCGGGCGTCGGCTAG
- a CDS encoding NUDIX domain-containing protein — protein MNERPVVKRTARAILLDGADLVLIKRTKPGRAPYWITPGGGVEPEDATVIDALHRELDEELGAKIKDVVPVFVDTVEHFSDGGVDGVKVQHFFVCRLDSMDLARRHGPEVEEPCGDYEIVRVPFTRVGIASVEVVPLSLRHYLDGNIEGVRAMHAPDLG, from the coding sequence ATGAACGAACGGCCAGTCGTCAAACGCACCGCCCGCGCGATCCTGCTAGACGGCGCGGACCTCGTTCTGATCAAGCGCACCAAGCCGGGCCGGGCCCCGTACTGGATCACTCCCGGCGGTGGCGTCGAGCCCGAGGACGCCACGGTCATCGACGCCCTCCACCGTGAGCTGGACGAAGAACTGGGCGCGAAGATCAAGGACGTGGTGCCGGTCTTCGTGGACACCGTCGAGCACTTCAGCGACGGCGGGGTGGACGGCGTGAAGGTCCAGCACTTCTTCGTCTGCCGGCTCGATTCGATGGACCTCGCACGCCGGCACGGCCCCGAGGTCGAGGAGCCCTGCGGGGACTACGAAATCGTGCGGGTGCCCTTCACCCGCGTCGGCATCGCCTCCGTCGAGGTCGTACCGCTGTCGCTCCGCCACTACCTGGACGGCAACATCGAGGGCGTGCGGGCCATGCACGCCCCCGACCTGGGCTGA
- a CDS encoding MarR family winged helix-turn-helix transcriptional regulator, whose amino-acid sequence MTQQTRETRETQEPAVPQPAAAAPACPPAEPPGLAQGWCALSALHGRIESHIERALQTAHDLSVREFSVLNVLSEQHDGPGGHLRMHQVADSVVLSQSATTRLVTRLEERGLLSRYLCPDDRRGIYTSVTSDGLALLVEARPTHDGALREALKDAARRPELAPLVTAVETLAPPQ is encoded by the coding sequence ATGACGCAGCAGACACGGGAAACGCGGGAGACGCAGGAACCGGCGGTTCCGCAGCCGGCAGCGGCCGCGCCCGCCTGCCCCCCGGCGGAGCCCCCCGGGCTGGCGCAGGGCTGGTGCGCCCTGTCCGCACTGCACGGCCGTATCGAGTCGCACATCGAGCGCGCGCTGCAGACCGCGCACGACCTCAGCGTCCGGGAGTTCTCGGTCCTCAATGTGCTCAGCGAGCAGCACGACGGGCCGGGCGGTCATCTGCGGATGCACCAGGTCGCGGACTCCGTCGTCCTCAGCCAGAGCGCAACGACCCGTCTTGTCACCCGGCTTGAGGAGCGCGGACTGCTCTCGCGCTACCTGTGCCCCGACGACCGGCGCGGCATCTACACCAGCGTGACATCCGATGGCCTCGCGCTCCTGGTGGAGGCTCGGCCCACCCACGACGGCGCACTGCGCGAAGCACTCAAGGACGCCGCCCGGCGCCCCGAGCTGGCACCACTGGTCACCGCCGTCGAAACGCTCGCGCCGCCCCAGTGA
- a CDS encoding cystathionine gamma-lyase → MTGDGTRAVRAGLPEPEAHEPALPGPVFAAHYHLPGDAVGPYTYGRDANPTWTRLEEAIGALESPDESAHTIAFASGMAAISAVLFSQLRSGDAVVLPSDGYQLLPAARTRLESYGIEVRTAPTAHDAQLDALDGARLLWIETPSNPGLDVCDIRRLAEAAHHRGALVAVDNTLATPLGQRPLDLGADFSVASGTKALTGHGDVLLGYASTRDAALADSVRLWRKTVGAIPGPMESWLAHRSLATLALRVRQQSAGALALATALTDRPEVTGLRHPGLPSDPSHQLATRQMRPGRFGSVVSFVLPDKPFAERFLAALTLVDEATSFGGVRSSAERRGRWGGDAVPEGFIRFSVGVEEPEDLVADVLRALDVATRA, encoded by the coding sequence ATGACGGGCGACGGCACCCGCGCCGTACGTGCCGGGCTCCCGGAGCCCGAGGCCCATGAGCCGGCCCTCCCCGGGCCGGTCTTCGCGGCCCACTACCATCTCCCCGGCGACGCCGTCGGCCCCTACACCTACGGCCGGGACGCCAACCCGACATGGACGCGTCTGGAAGAGGCCATCGGCGCGCTCGAATCGCCGGACGAGAGCGCCCACACCATTGCCTTCGCTTCCGGCATGGCGGCGATCAGCGCCGTCCTCTTCTCCCAGCTGCGCTCCGGTGACGCGGTGGTGCTCCCCAGCGACGGCTATCAGCTGCTGCCTGCGGCGCGCACACGGCTGGAGAGCTACGGCATCGAGGTCCGTACGGCGCCGACGGCACACGATGCTCAGCTCGATGCGCTGGACGGCGCCCGGCTGCTGTGGATCGAGACGCCCTCCAACCCCGGCCTCGATGTGTGCGACATCCGGCGGCTGGCCGAGGCGGCACACCACCGGGGCGCGCTGGTCGCCGTCGACAACACCCTCGCCACCCCGCTCGGCCAGCGCCCTCTCGATCTCGGCGCGGACTTCTCGGTGGCCAGCGGCACCAAGGCGCTGACCGGCCATGGCGACGTGCTGCTGGGCTACGCCAGCACCCGCGATGCCGCACTCGCCGATTCCGTACGGCTGTGGCGCAAGACCGTGGGCGCGATCCCCGGTCCCATGGAGAGCTGGCTCGCGCATCGCTCCCTCGCCACCCTCGCACTGCGCGTCCGGCAGCAGTCGGCCGGTGCGCTGGCGCTGGCCACGGCGCTGACCGACCGCCCCGAGGTCACCGGCTTGCGCCATCCCGGCCTGCCGTCCGATCCGTCCCACCAGCTCGCCACTCGGCAGATGCGCCCCGGCCGCTTTGGCTCCGTGGTGTCCTTCGTGCTGCCCGACAAGCCCTTCGCGGAGCGGTTCCTGGCCGCGCTGACCTTGGTGGACGAGGCGACCAGCTTCGGGGGCGTACGGTCCAGCGCGGAGCGGCGGGGCCGGTGGGGCGGGGATGCGGTGCCGGAGGGCTTTATCCGCTTCTCGGTCGGTGTCGAGGAGCCGGAGGATCTGGTCGCGGATGTCCTCCGGGCGCTGGACGTGGCCACACGCGCCTGA
- a CDS encoding GlcG/HbpS family heme-binding protein, which produces MSTSTATVITPTVRPLTTRDADALTQAAVRAAEGLGVRGSVSVLDAGGHLLGFRRDDTAVLISGETSTRKAYTALQLDAPTADLVDLVRPDGLFHTLPTALDRPLLFIAGGVPLHRDGRVIGALGFGGGTPEQDHRIATAAIAEADLS; this is translated from the coding sequence ATGAGCACCTCCACCGCCACTGTCATCACCCCCACCGTCCGCCCCCTCACGACCCGCGACGCCGACGCCCTGACCCAGGCAGCCGTTCGCGCCGCCGAGGGCCTCGGGGTGCGGGGCAGCGTCAGCGTCCTCGATGCGGGAGGTCATCTGCTCGGCTTCCGGCGGGATGACACAGCTGTGCTGATCTCCGGGGAGACCAGCACCCGCAAGGCGTACACCGCCCTGCAGTTGGACGCGCCGACCGCCGACCTGGTCGATCTCGTGCGCCCCGACGGCCTCTTCCACACGCTGCCCACGGCACTGGACCGTCCGCTGCTCTTCATCGCCGGCGGTGTGCCGCTCCACCGGGACGGCCGGGTGATCGGCGCGCTCGGCTTCGGCGGCGGCACCCCCGAACAGGACCACCGGATCGCCACCGCAGCGATAGCGGAGGCCGACCTCTCCTGA
- a CDS encoding low molecular weight protein-tyrosine-phosphatase gives MTAPFRVCFVCTGNICRSPMAESVFRARLAEDGLDGLVEVDSAGTGGWHEGDGADPRTVAVLRAGGYENAHTARQFHASWFDRLDLVIALDSGHLRELRRLAPTAQDAAKVRLLRTYGTGAATGATDDLDVPDPYYGGFEGFEECLEMVEEASEGLLAAIRAALPAPTVVTARGADHDNRRTAREQHRPQEKESA, from the coding sequence TTGACCGCTCCGTTCCGCGTCTGCTTCGTCTGCACCGGCAACATCTGCCGGTCGCCGATGGCGGAGTCCGTCTTCCGCGCCCGCCTCGCGGAGGACGGGCTCGACGGCCTGGTCGAGGTCGACAGCGCGGGGACCGGCGGCTGGCACGAGGGCGATGGAGCCGACCCGCGCACGGTCGCCGTACTGCGCGCGGGCGGCTATGAAAACGCTCACACCGCCCGGCAGTTCCATGCCTCCTGGTTCGACCGCCTCGACCTGGTCATCGCGCTCGACTCCGGCCATCTGCGCGAGCTGCGCCGCCTGGCCCCCACCGCGCAGGACGCCGCCAAGGTCCGCCTGCTGCGTACGTACGGGACGGGCGCGGCCACGGGCGCGACCGACGATCTCGACGTACCCGATCCGTACTACGGCGGCTTCGAGGGCTTCGAGGAGTGCCTGGAGATGGTCGAGGAGGCGAGCGAGGGCCTGCTGGCCGCGATCCGCGCCGCGCTCCCGGCCCCCACTGTCGTCACGGCCCGCGGCGCCGACCACGACAACCGGCGCACTGCCCGGGAACAGCACCGGCCGCAGGAGAAGGAGAGCGCATGA
- a CDS encoding cupin domain-containing protein produces the protein MKAFRLEELEAERAANDGAYLQFLRERNMSVGLYALDAGSIDPQQPHRQDEVYLVVSGRAAITVGQETQSVARGSVVYVPAGVPHKFHHISEDLRVMVVFSPPES, from the coding sequence ATGAAGGCTTTCAGACTGGAAGAGCTGGAAGCGGAACGGGCCGCCAACGACGGCGCCTATCTGCAGTTCCTCCGGGAACGCAACATGTCGGTCGGGCTGTATGCGCTGGATGCCGGCAGCATCGATCCCCAGCAGCCGCACCGGCAGGACGAGGTCTATCTCGTGGTCAGCGGCCGGGCGGCGATCACCGTCGGGCAGGAGACGCAGTCGGTGGCCCGGGGCAGCGTGGTTTATGTGCCGGCGGGAGTGCCCCACAAGTTCCACCACATCAGCGAGGACCTCCGGGTCATGGTGGTCTTCTCTCCTCCTGAGAGCTAA
- a CDS encoding phage holin family protein, whose translation MKHFLVKTIANAAALAVAIWLLKDITLTGENTGRQVLTLILVALIFGLVNFLVKPVVKLLSFPLFILTLGLITLVVNALMLLLTSWLAGQADLAFHVGGFWTALLGGVIISIVAWAMHVILPDED comes from the coding sequence ATGAAGCATTTTCTGGTCAAGACGATCGCCAATGCCGCGGCGCTTGCCGTGGCCATCTGGCTGCTCAAGGACATCACGCTCACCGGTGAGAACACCGGCCGCCAAGTACTGACACTGATCCTCGTCGCGCTGATCTTCGGGCTGGTCAACTTCCTGGTCAAGCCCGTGGTGAAGCTGCTCTCCTTCCCCCTGTTCATCCTCACGCTCGGCTTGATCACGCTGGTCGTGAACGCGCTGATGCTGCTGCTGACCTCCTGGCTCGCCGGCCAGGCAGATCTCGCCTTCCATGTGGGCGGGTTCTGGACGGCACTGCTCGGCGGCGTGATCATCTCCATCGTCGCCTGGGCGATGCATGTGATCCTTCCTGACGAGGACTGA
- a CDS encoding HAD family hydrolase, whose translation MSKLHLFDMDGTLLYGSAAAIEISRQLGLDREIRELERGFAAGQLTPVQFAQRACELWSAELTELQVAAAFDGAPWLTGIREVWADIRARGERCAVISLSPAFFVERLLAWGADAARGSRWPAVPIRQAVEPAGILTSAAKVRIADELCLRYGLTRADCVAYGDSLSDTELFASVPRSVAVNADHHVSDLASYAYAGGDLREAYALVRTGE comes from the coding sequence ATGAGCAAGCTGCATCTGTTTGATATGGACGGGACCCTGCTCTACGGGTCCGCAGCCGCGATCGAGATTTCCCGGCAGCTCGGGCTGGACCGGGAGATCCGCGAGCTGGAACGCGGATTTGCGGCGGGTCAGCTGACCCCTGTGCAGTTCGCGCAGCGGGCATGTGAGCTGTGGTCCGCCGAGCTGACCGAACTCCAGGTCGCCGCGGCCTTCGACGGTGCGCCATGGCTGACCGGTATCCGGGAGGTCTGGGCGGATATCCGGGCACGTGGCGAACGGTGCGCGGTGATTTCCCTGTCCCCGGCCTTCTTTGTCGAACGGCTGCTGGCCTGGGGCGCCGACGCGGCGCGCGGTTCCCGCTGGCCGGCGGTGCCGATCCGGCAGGCGGTGGAGCCGGCCGGCATCCTCACCTCGGCGGCGAAGGTGCGTATCGCGGATGAACTCTGCCTGCGGTACGGGCTGACCCGCGCCGACTGTGTGGCGTACGGCGACTCCCTGTCGGATACCGAACTGTTCGCGTCAGTTCCGCGGTCCGTTGCCGTGAATGCGGATCACCATGTCAGTGACCTGGCCTCATATGCGTATGCGGGAGGTGATCTGCGCGAGGCATACGCGTTGGTGCGTACTGGCGAGTAA